The DNA window GGGGCGGTTTTGCGTAAAGAAATTGCGTAAATATTTCTACGTACAAAAAAGGTGGGTTTCTTTTCGTCGTTTCTAGCCTTGTCTGCTTTCATCATCAATGACTACGGGGCGCTCTTTCAGAAACTCATCATCAGCCTTCGATAGCTCAAGGAAGGACGCCCAGGAGGGACGAACAGGGCGCAGTGTGGTCACGTCCCCATCCCGAGAGATTTCCAGTTCCTCCACGCCCTCATAGGCCATGTCAGCGG is part of the Halomonas sp. Bachu 37 genome and encodes:
- the vapB gene encoding type II toxin-antitoxin system VapB family antitoxin: MRTVPIYKLGKDQAVCLPADMAYEGVEELEISRDGDVTTLRPVRPSWASFLELSKADDEFLKERPVVIDDESRQG